A genomic region of Glycine max cultivar Williams 82 chromosome 15, Glycine_max_v4.0, whole genome shotgun sequence contains the following coding sequences:
- the LOC100790467 gene encoding vacuolar-sorting receptor 6, producing MKPFVAAAVLLLLLVVVVVVVDARFVVEKSSITVLSPHKLKAKRDGAIGNFGLPDYGGFIVGSVVYPAKGSHGCENFEGDKPFKIQSYRPTIVLLDRGECYFALKVWHAQLAGAAAVLVTDSIEESLITMDSPEESSDADGYIEKITIPSALIEKSFGDTLKDALNNKDEVLLRIDWRESVPHPDSRVEYEFWTNSNDECGARCDEQMNFVKNFKGHAQILERGGYTLFTPHYITWFCPPPFILSSQCKSQCINRGRYCAPDPEKDFGEGYEGKDVVYENLRQLCVHRVANESNRSWVWWDYVTDFHVRCSMKEKRYSKDCAEEVMKSLDLPMDKIKKCMGDPEADVENEVLKNEQQVQIGRGSRGDVTILPTLVINNVQYRGKLERTAVLKAVCSGFKETTEPSVCLSGDVETNECLERNGGCWQDKHANITACKDTFRGRVCECPVVNGVQYKGDGYTTCEAFGPARCSINNGGCWSETKKGLTFSACSDSKVNGCQCPVGFRGDGTNKCEDVDECKERSACQCDGCSCKNTWGSYDCKCKGNLLYIKEQDVCIERSGSKFGRFLAFVVIAVVVGAGLAGYVFYKYRLRSYMDSEIMAIMSQYMPLDQQNNVVHAEAQPLRQQGAV from the exons ATGAAACCTTTCGTGGCTGCGgctgttttgttgttgttgttggtggtggtggtggtggttgttgATGCCAGGTTTGTGGTGGAGAAGAGCAGTATAACTGTTCTGTCCCCGCATAAGCTGAAGGCGAAGCGCGATGGCGCCATCGGTAACTTCGGTCTTCCGGACTACGGAGGATTCATCGTTGGCTCTGTGGTGTATCCCGCTAAAGGCTCACACGGATGTGAGAACTTCGAGGGCGATAAGCCCTTCAAAATTCAGTCTTATCGTCCCACTATTGTTCTCCTTGATCGTGGAG AGTGTTACTTTGCCTTGAAGGTTTGGCACGCCCAACTGGCCGGAGCTGCGGCAGTTTTGGTGACAGACAGCATTGAGGAGTCTCTGATAACCATGGATTCTCCTGAGGAGAGCTCTGATGCAGATGGCTACATAGAGAAGATCACAATTCCATCGGCTCTGATAGAGAAATCCTTTGGTGATACGCTGAAAGACGCTTTGAATAACAAAGATGAAGTTTTGCTAAGAATTGATTGGAGAGAGTCAGTACCTCACCCTGACAGCAGGGTTGAGTATGAGTTCTGGACCAACAGCAATGACGAATGTGGAGCTCGTTGCGACGAACAGATGAATTTTGTGAAGAATTTTAAGGGTCATGCTCAGATTCTTGAGAGGGGTGGTTACACCTTGTTCACTCCACACTACATAACATGGTTTTGTCCACCACCCTTCATTCTTAGCAGTCAGTGCAAGTCTCAATGTATAAACCGTGGGAGATATTGTGCTCCGGATCCGGAGAAGGATTTTGGAGAAGGATATGAAGGGAAGGATGTGGTGTATGAAAATTTGAGGCAGTTGTGTGTTCATAGAGTTGCCAATGAGAGCAACCGTTCATGGGTCTGGTGGGATTATGTGACAGATTTCCATGTCAGATGTTCTATGAAGGAGAAAAGATACAGCAAGGATTGTGCTGAGGAAGTCATGAAATCATTAG ATCTGCCTAtggataaaattaagaaatgcaTGGGTGATCCTGAAGCAGATGTGGAGAATGAAGTGCTAAAGAATGAGCAACAAGTCCAg ATCGGTAGAGGATCTCGCGGTGATGTCACCATCTTGCCAACGTTGGTTATAAACAATGTCCAGTATAGAG GAAAATTGGAGAGAACTGCTGTACTCAAGGCTGTATGTTCTGGATTTAAGGAGACTACTGAACCTTCAGTTTGTTTAAGTGGAG ATGTTGAGACTAATGagtgtcttgaaagaaatggaggaTGTTGGCAAGACAAACATGCTAACATAACTGCTTGCAAG GATACTTTCAGGGGAAGAGTTTGCGAGTGCCCTGTTGTGAACGGTGTTCAGTATAAGGGTGATGGTTATACAACATGTGAAG CTTTTGGACCTGCAAGGTGTTCTATAAACAATGGTGGTTGTTGGTCTGAAACTAAAAAGGGACTAACTTTCTCAGCTTGCTCA GACTCCAAGGTAAATGGCTGTCAGTGCCCGGTTGGGTTTCGTGGGGATGGCACTAATAAATGCGAAG ACGTTGATGAATGTAAGGAACGAAGTGCTTGTCAGTGTGATGGCTGCAGCTGCAAGAACACTTGGGGTAGTTACGATTGTAAATGCAAGGGAAATCTTCTATATATAAAGGAGCAAGATGTTTGTATTG AAAGAAGTGGATCAAAATTTGGACGGTTCCTTGCCTTTGTGGTCATAGCAGTTGTTGTTGGTGCTGGTCTAGCCGGTTACGTGTTCTACAAATATAGGCTCCGG TCTTACATGGACTCTGAGATCATGGCTATCATGTCACAATACATGCCACTGGACCAGCAAAATAATGTAGTTCATGCTGAAGCTCAGCCTTTACGACAACAAGGCGCCGTGTAA